The stretch of DNA GACATAATGACTTTCTTAGCGCCTGCGGCAATGTGCTTCTCGCAAGTCTCTTTCGTCAAGAACAGACCAGTCGACTCAACAACCACATCAGCACCGATCTCACCCCACTTCAATTCAGCTGGATCTTTAACTGCTGTCAGACGGATTGTTTTGCCATTAACAACTAGATTGCCATCAACTACAGCAACCTCACCTTTGAATTTGCCATGCACCGAATCATGCTTGAGCATGTAAGCAAGATAATCTGGCTCTAACAAATCATTGATACCTACAATTTCGATATCATCTGCAAAATTGTATACCGCAGCACGGAACACCATACGACCGATACGACCAAAACCGTTAATACCTACTTTGATAGCCATGAATCATCTCCAAAAGGATCGAATAAATCGGGACGCCTAAGCATGCACTAATAGATGCATATTTGCCTTTGCGCCATGACAAAAACACCGTAAATAAAATTGGGGCAGACAACCTAGTTGTTACCCCAAAAACAAATCGGGCAAACCGCCCGATTTTACTTAATCCAAATCAACCACGCAGACCTGCTGCTTCACGCGCCAAGGCCGTAATACCAGCCCAATCACCTTTAGCCACCATATCTTTTGGCGCCAACCAAGAGCCGCCAACACAGCCAACATTTGGCAACGCCAGCAATTTTGGTGCTGACTCAACACTCACCCCACCCGTTGGACAGAATAAGATTTGTGGCAAAGGACCACCCAAGGCTTTAAGCATAGCCAAGCTGCCCGCCTGCTCTGCAGGGAACAGCTTCATTGCATCAAACCCTTCTTCCAAAGCGGCAATTGCTTCAGATGGCGTCATCACACCTGGCAGCAATTCAATACCACACTCACGTGCAGCGGCCGCCAATTTTGGTGTCAGACCTGGAGTCACTGCAAACACAGCGCCCGCTTCTTTCGCTTGTACAAACTGCTCAGGACGAACAA from Chitinibacter fontanus encodes:
- the eda gene encoding bifunctional 4-hydroxy-2-oxoglutarate aldolase/2-dehydro-3-deoxy-phosphogluconate aldolase, with translation MQIRDIMRSCTVMPVLVIENVEHAVPLAKALVEGGIRVLEVTLRTDAALAAVKAIAENVPGAIVGVGTVVRPEQFVQAKEAGAVFAVTPGLTPKLAAAARECGIELLPGVMTPSEAIAALEEGFDAMKLFPAEQAGSLAMLKALGGPLPQILFCPTGGVSVESAPKLLALPNVGCVGGSWLAPKDMVAKGDWAGITALAREAAGLRG